Proteins encoded within one genomic window of Tachysurus vachellii isolate PV-2020 chromosome 16, HZAU_Pvac_v1, whole genome shotgun sequence:
- the tmem168a gene encoding transmembrane protein 168-A codes for MTAEDSGTEVDIWSSVRCLGYLSSVNLLVAVCLGMYVRWEHTSEPTILVIFILGLFVLGLSSILYYYFSMEWASLSLFHLWFGFLQGLLCFLNSSSLESDIKEQVTNYLLLASVVMRSLWALTDRLCGSTSYQSVVLTSAEALELLGFAIASTTMVLNKSAAIIALMVALGTIIVDLRMKSLLALPNLICFSVVTTITFFQALQVQANPFALGCFLGRLIFEPLIDLYFSNLSVTERWMPFLLAGRLWRRLSLFPLSIVELMFFVLCALKLGFLEFWYLVIPGFCVFGLFWVLCHMVFLVTLWGFHTKLSESQKVLAAQRSDRSSLDRIMASRGVRHFCLISERLLFFCLLSTVILGAVSWQLSNALFMSMFLVVLSMESLAHGLFHELGNCLGGTCVGYAVVIPTSYCSADGQPVLLPPEQVQEMNLRSTSTLNAVQRLFSHHLIQTFGCDYSTSGLSLDTLQAKLRSFLDLRTADGPRHDNYLIYYSGHTLPTGDWALTGGESLHLGQILNWWKERNIGFSSRLILVLDTENSGPWVKAVRKVEGLYVAVQGAEINSRRDAESQDAPRLGDFTSEWVDYNCEPESGIQWAERGRLLTAVYGVSKCWSDYRLHLPTGSDMEKHWKTHFPRVTYPLVAVANWCCGLNLLWLCGVCLRCFRRLKMGWFPPAILDTGQGIKLVRS; via the exons ATGACTGCTGAGGATTCAGGCACCGAGGTGGACATTTGGTCCTCCGTCCGCTGCCTGGGTTATCTGTCCAGTGTAAACCTGTTGgtggctgtgtgtttgggaaTGTATGTACGATGGGAGCATACGTCCGAACCTACAATCCTAGTCATCTTCATTCTAGGTCTGTTTGTGTTGGGCCTCTCCAGCATTCTCTATTATTACTTCTCTATGGAGTGGGCCAGCCTGAGCCTGTTCCACCTCTGGTTCGGCTTTCTGCAGGGTCTGCTGTGCTTCCTAAACAGCTCTTCCCTCGAGAGTGACATAAAGGAGCAAGTGACGAACTACCTGCTACTAGCCAGCGTTGTCATGCGATCTCTGTGGGCGCTGACAGACCGCCTGTGTGGAAGCACCAGTTATCAGAGCGTAGTCCTAACATCAGCAGAAGCTCTGGAGCTCCTGGGGTTTGCCATAGCCAGCACCACTATGGTCCTCAACAAGTCAGCGGCAATTATCGCACTTATGGTTGCTCTAGGCACTATTATTGTAGACCTACGCATGAAGTCTCTCTTGGCTCTTCCCAATCTCATCTGCTTTTCTGTAGtcaccaccatcaccttctTCCAGGCTCTACAGGTCCAGGCCAACCCGTTTGCTCTGGGCTGTTTCCTTGGACGGCTCATTTTTGAACCCCTGATAGACTTGTACTTCAGCAACCTGTCTGTGACTGAGCGATGGATGCCCTTTTTGTTAGCAGGCAGGCTGTGGCGaagactctctctcttcccACTGAGCATTGTGGAGCTGATGTTctttgtgctttgtgctttgaAACTGGGATTCCTGGAGTTCTGGTACCTCGTTATACCtggattttgtgtgtttggCCTCTTTTGGGTGCTTTGCCACATGGTGTTTCTGGTCACGCTTTGGGGCTTCCACACCAAGCTGAGTGAGTCCCAGAAGGTTCTGGCTGCCCAGCGCTCAGACAGGAGCAGTCTAGACAGGATCATGGCCTCCAGGGGGGTACGCCATTTCTGCCTCATTTCTGAACGCCTGCTGTTTTTCTGCCTGCTTTCGACTGTCATCCTGGGGGCCGTGTCATGGCAG CTTTCTAATGCACTCTTCATGAGCATGTTCCTGGTGGTGCTCTCAATGGAGTCTCTAGCACACGGGCTTTTCCATGAATTGGGCAACTGTCTGGGAGGAACCTGTGTGGGCTACGCAGTGGTTATTCCAACCAGTTACTGCAG TGCGGATGGTCAGCCTGTACTGCTTCCTCCGGAACAGGTGCAGGAGATGAACCTGCGATCCACTTCAACACTCAATGCCGTCCAGCGCCTTTTCTCACACCACCTAATCCAGACATTTGGCTGTGACTACTCCACCAGCGGACTGAGCCTGGACACCCTCCAAGCTAAACTGCGCTCCTTCCTGGACCTGCGCACTGCTGATGGCCCCCGGCATGACAACTACCTCATCTACTACAGTGGACACACTTTGCCCACAGGAGACTGGGCTCTTACAG GTGGGGAAAGCTTGCATCTTGGGCAGATACTCAATTGGTGGAAGGAGCGCAACATTGGCTTCTCGTCCCGCCTCATTCTGGTCCTGGATACAGAGAACTCTGGGCCATGGGTAAAGGCAGTGAGGAAGGTGGAGGGGCTTTACGTGGCTGTGCAGGGAGCTGAAATAAATTCGAGGAGGGATGCCGAGAGCCAAGACGCCCCTCGCCTGGGAGACTTTACCTCGGAATGGGTGGATTACAACTGTGAACCAGAGAGTGGCATACAGTGGGCAGAGAGAGGGCGTCTCCTCACAGCCGTTTACGGAGTGTCCAAATGTTGGAGTGACTACAGGCTCCACCTGCCGACTGGCAGTGACATGGAGAAGCACTGGAAGACCCACTTCCCCCGTGTTACTTACCCACTGGTGGCTGTGGCTAACTGGTGCTGTGGGCTGAATCTGTTGTGGCTCTGCGGTGTCTGTCTGCGCTGTTTCCGGAGGCTTAAAATGGGCTGGTTTCCCCCTGCCATCCTCGACACAGGGCAGGGTATCAAACTTGTAAGATCATAG